Proteins from a single region of Apium graveolens cultivar Ventura chromosome 7, ASM990537v1, whole genome shotgun sequence:
- the LOC141674888 gene encoding uncharacterized protein LOC141674888 encodes MTNITSLSFVVLDISGENYLSWVQDVKLHLGSKKLSDTIKAENKSTAEENFTSIIFIRHHMHEDLKSEYLEVEDPFILWENLKDRFDHQKLVYLPAAENDWVNLILQDFKSVRAYSSALFKISSRLIMCGEKVTEKRKIDKTLSTFHPNNINLAEMYRERKFTKFGDLLSTLLVAEQNHKLVIKNHQSCLTGSAPLPEVNNMSFQQNVRGKGYRGGRGQGRYRGRGRSHGHFRPYNNSGHRKWKSVSQSKRKTPRGGKTENICYRCGMDGHWTRNCHAPNHLLKLYQSSQKSKEKMVETNFANNNIDDFPKITTGGISINDPNEPNETPIWEAED; translated from the coding sequence ATGACAAATATTACAAGCTTGTCGTTCGTTGTCTTGGATATTTCTGGCGAAAATTATTTATCATGGGTACAAGATGTAAAGTTGCATTTGGGTTCAAAGAAATTAAGCGATACAATAAAGGCAGAAAATAAATCTACGGCCGAAGAAAACTTTACCTCTATAATATTTATCCGACACCACATGCATGAAGATTTAAAATCTGAGTACTTAGAAGTCGAGGATCCctttattttatgggaaaatctaAAGGATAGGTTCGATCACCAGAAACTAGTTTATCTACCTGCAGCTGAAAATGATTGGGTTAATTTAATACTTCAGGATTTTAAGAGTGTCCGAGCATATAGCTCTGCTTTGTTCAAAATAAGTTCTAGGCTTATTATGTGTGGTGAAAAAGTTACGGAGAAAAGAAAAATCGATAAAACACTATCAACTTTTCACCCCAACAATATCAACTTAGCAGAGATGTACAGGGAGCGCAAATTTACTAAGTTCGGGGATCTTCTATCAACTCTTCTCGTCGCTGAACAGAATCATAAATTGGTGATTAAGAATCATCAATCCTGTCTAACAGGATCTGCCCCATTACCTGAAGTAAATAACATGTCATTCCAGCAGAATGTACGTGGAAAAGGGTATAGAGGCGGACGGGGCCAAGGTCGGTACCGTGGACGAGGTCGGAGCCACGGGCATTTTCGTCCATATAACAACTCTGGTCACCGGAAGTGGAAATCTGTATCACAGAGTAAAAGAAAGACACCACGAGGAGGAAAAACTGAAAATATTTGCTATAGGTGCGGCATGGATGGGCACTGGACACGTAATTGTCATGCCCCAAATCATCTTTTAAAGCTATACCAATCTTCTCaaaaatcaaaagagaaaatggTAGAAACAAATTTCGCCAACAATAACATAGATGATTTCCCGAAAATCACAACTGGAGGAATAAGCATTAATGATCCGAATGAACCTAACGAAACTCCCATATGGGAGGCTGAAGATTA